In the genome of Anaerolineae bacterium, one region contains:
- a CDS encoding [LysW]-lysine hydrolase → MSLDPVALLERMLSIPSPSGREGKLACYLAEAMAGLGFRAWVDEVGNAVGERGEGQVEVVLLGHMDTVQGEIAVRRVGKLLYGRGAVDAKGPLAAFIAAASRVDPPRGVKLAIVGAVEEEAATSAGARHILGRYSPASVVIGEPSGWDRVTIGYKGRLLLDYHLESDAAHSARDEATVCERAVNFWLWVRGFADAYGAHQPRRFDRVDSALRRFESGSDGLREWVDMEVALRLPPGFPVADFRGPAVEAARPAQLGFRGYEPAYRADKNTPLVRAFLAAVRAQGGQPRFSVKMGTSDMNVVGPVWNCPIVAYGPGDSDLDHTPDEHLDLEEYHRGIAVLESALSSLMRDLASG, encoded by the coding sequence GTGAGCTTGGATCCGGTTGCCTTGCTGGAGCGGATGCTCTCTATCCCCAGCCCCTCCGGGCGCGAAGGGAAGCTGGCCTGCTATCTGGCCGAGGCGATGGCTGGTCTGGGGTTCCGCGCCTGGGTGGACGAGGTGGGGAACGCGGTCGGTGAGCGGGGCGAGGGCCAGGTAGAGGTGGTGCTGCTGGGTCACATGGACACCGTTCAGGGGGAGATCGCGGTTCGTCGGGTGGGCAAGCTCCTCTATGGACGAGGGGCGGTGGATGCCAAGGGGCCACTGGCGGCCTTCATCGCGGCCGCCTCGCGGGTGGACCCGCCTCGCGGCGTGAAGCTGGCCATAGTAGGTGCGGTCGAGGAGGAGGCAGCTACCTCGGCGGGAGCCCGGCACATCCTGGGACGCTACTCGCCGGCCTCGGTCGTGATCGGGGAGCCTAGCGGCTGGGACCGAGTGACGATCGGGTACAAGGGCCGCCTGCTGCTGGACTACCACCTGGAATCCGACGCTGCTCACAGTGCCCGAGATGAGGCGACGGTCTGCGAGCGGGCGGTGAACTTCTGGCTGTGGGTACGAGGATTCGCCGATGCCTACGGTGCCCACCAGCCCCGCCGCTTCGATCGGGTGGACAGCGCTCTGCGACGGTTCGAGTCGGGGAGCGATGGCCTGCGCGAATGGGTGGATATGGAGGTGGCCCTGCGGCTTCCGCCTGGCTTCCCAGTGGCGGATTTCCGGGGCCCGGCCGTCGAGGCCGCGAGACCGGCACAGCTGGGCTTCCGCGGCTACGAACCGGCCTATCGGGCGGACAAGAACACGCCTCTGGTGCGTGCCTTCCTGGCCGCCGTCCGTGCCCAGGGCGGCCAGCCTCGATTCTCAGTCAAGATGGGGACCTCGGACATGAACGTGGTGGGCCCGGTCTGGAACTGCCCCATCGTGGCCTACGGTCCGGGAGACTCCGATCTGGATCACACTCCCGATGAGCACCTGGACCTGGAGGAGTACCACAGGGGCATCGCGGTGCTGGAGAGCGCACTCAGCTCGCTTATGAGGGACCTGGCTTCTGGGTGA